In a single window of the Carassius gibelio isolate Cgi1373 ecotype wild population from Czech Republic chromosome A12, carGib1.2-hapl.c, whole genome shotgun sequence genome:
- the LOC128025606 gene encoding choline O-acetyltransferase-like → MPVLKRETAQAHSHCSMLPKLPVPDLQHTLDAYLRSVKHLVSEKQFQKTKAIVETFGKHGGVGERLQKLLLEKRENTENWVFDFWLEDMYLKNRLALPVNSSPALVFPKQPFRDVKDSLVFAARLILSVSQYKAAVDGKTLLVDVARGQKADTPLCMDQYKRLFCSYRRAGLKLDTLITADSTSDTGHVIVACKNQFFALNLKEGSCKLNEADVRGQLEWIYEQTLSAEQKQPDMGLLTAAGRTDWARARDQLLKDPVNRESVELMERCVCVVCLDDPAGLEPSDANRAALMLHGGGHDKNGANRWYDKPLQFVVGADGVCGVVGEHSPFEGIVLVECTEHLLKNIRNSSWTQSSGRTASELPHPRRLLWKCSPQVQYILASAADHLHRLVRNLDMNVFTFAVYGKEFIKQQKMSPDAFIQLSLQLAFFRCHRRLVSTYESASLRRFRQGRVDNIRSSTPEALAFVKAMTDRGTSAQEKMEKLRAAVDAQSKITVLAVTGMGTDNHLLGLRETAKEMNMETPDIFSDETYHISTHFILSTSQVPTAEEMFCCYGPVVPDGYGVCYNPRPAHLLFCVSSFRESKETCSGLFVKALDEGLQDMRILCTKHTDHRNTPHTPK, encoded by the exons ATGCCCGTCCTGAAGAGAGAAACAGCCCAAGCCCACAGCCACTGCAGT ATGCTTCCGAAACTTCCTGTGCCAGACCTGCAGCACACACTGGACGCCTACCTGAGATCCGTCAAACACCTCGTTTCTGAAAAGCAGTTTCAAAAAACAAAAGCTATAGTGGAGACATTCGGCAAGCATGGAGGTGTTGGAGAAAGGCTGCAAAAACTGCTGCTGGAGAAAAGAGAAAATACAGAGAATTGG GTGTTCGACTTCTGGCTGGAAGACATGTATCTGAAGAACAGACTGGCGCTTCCCGTGAACTCCAGTCCTGCGTTGGTCTTCCCCAAACAACCCTTCAGAGACGTGAAAGACTCTCTGGT GTTTGCTGCTCGTCTTATTCTAAGTGTTTCTCAATACAAGGCAGCGGTGGACGG gaAGACTCTGCTGGTGGACGTCGCTCGTGGTCAGAAGGCCGACACACCGCTCTGCATGGATCAGTACAAGCGTCTCTTCTGCTCTTACAGACGGGCCGGACTCAAACTGGACACGCTCATCACCGCGGACAGCACGTCTGACACAGGACACGTCATTGTGGCCTGTAAAAATCAG TTCTTTGCGCTGAATCTGAAGGAAGGAAGCTGTAAACTGAACGAGGCAGATGTTCGGGGTCAGCTGGAGTGGATCTATGAGCAGACGCTGAGCGCTGAGCAGAAGCAGCCGGACATGGGACTGCTGACCGCCGCGGGCCGGACGGACTGGGCCCGGGCCAGAGACCAGCTGCTCAAAG ATCCAGTGAACAGAGAGTCTGTGGAGCTGATGGAGCGCTGCGTGTGTGTCGTCTGTCTGGATGATCCTGCAGGACTCGAACCCAGCGACGCCAACAGAGCTGCACTGATGCTCCACGGAGGAGGACATGATAAAAACGGGGCGAACCGCTGGTACGACAAACCCCTGCAG TTTGTGGTCGGTGCAGACGGTGTTTGTGGGGTCGTGGGTGAACACTCCCCGTTCGAGGGCATCGTTCTGGTGGAGTGCACTGAACACCTGCTGAAGAACAT ACGGAACAGCTCCTGGACGCAGAGCTCCGGTCGGACAGCGTCTGAACTTCCTCATCCACGCAGATTACTGTGGAAGTGTTCCCCTCAGGTTCAATACATACTGGCTTCTGCTGCGGATCACCTGCACAG ACTCGTGAGAAATCTTGACATGAACGTTTTCACGTTTGCGGTTTATGGGAAGGAGTTCATCAAGCAGCAGAAGATGAGTCCAGACGCGTTCATACAGCTGTCTCTACAGCTGGCCTTCTTCAG ATGTCACAGAAGACTCGTGTCCACCTACGAGAGCGCTTCTCTCCGTCGTTTCCGACAGGGACGTGTGGACAACATCCGCTCCAGCACTCCTGAGGCGCTGGCGTTCGTGAAGGCCATGACAGACAGAGGAACATCTGCTCAG GAGAAGATGGAGAAGCTGCGAGCGGCTGTAGATGCTCAGAGTAAAATCACAGTTCTG GCCGTCACGGGGATGGGGACAGACAATCACTTACTAGGACTACGTGAAACTGCCAAGGAGATGAACATGGAGACACCAGACATTTTCTCTGATGAAACGTACCACATCAGTACCCACTTCATCTTGTCAACTAGTCAG GTTCCCACCGCAGAGGAGATGTTCTGCTGCTACGGTCCGGTGGTTCCTGACGGTTACGGCGTGTGTTATAACCCACGGCCCGCTCACCTGCTGTTCTGTGTGTCCAGCTTCAGAGAGAGTAAGGAGACTTGTTCAGGGCTGTTTGTGAAAGCGCTGGACGAGGGACTGCAGGACATGAGGATCCTGTGCACTAAACACACCGACCACAggaacacaccacacacaccaaaATAG
- the slc18a3b gene encoding probable vesicular acetylcholine transporter-B encodes METDGSAGLVKSAALKLSEMGERTKQLGSAMQDPKRKRRLVLVIVCVALLLDNMLYMVIVPIIPDYLADLETEQAARAHANSSLGRANRDNLDIQIGVLFASKAIVQLMVNPLSGTFIDRVGYDIPLLIGLLVMFVSTCIFAFADNYGTLFAARSLQGLGSAFADTSGIAMIADKYTEEAERSRALGIALAFISFGSLVAPPFGGILYEFAGKRVPFIVLASVCLADGILLLTVIKPFSNRTRENMPVGTPIYRLMMDPYIAVVAGALTVCNIPLAFLEPTISNWMENTMNATKWEMGLTWLPAFFPHVLGVYVTVRLAAKYPELQWFYGALGMVIIGASSCTVPACKTFGQLMLPLCGVCFGIALVDTALLPTLAFLVDVRHVSVYGSVYAIADISYSLAYAMGPIVAGQIVHNLGFVQLNLGMGLVNVLYAPALLLLRHVCQMKSSNSERNVLLEEGPTGLYDTIRMEERKLKRKGLCTTTTKPCPVDEDGLFERSKSYSEEESSGPELT; translated from the coding sequence ATGGAAACTGACGGCTCTGCAGGGTTGGTGAAATCAGCCGCCCTAAAGTTGTCCGAAATGGGCGAAAGAACTAAACAGCTGGGCAGCGCGATGCAAGACCCCAAGCGGAAGAGAAGGCTCGTTCTGGTGATCGTCTGCGTCGCGCTTCTGCTTGACAACATGCTCTACATGGTGATAGTTCCGATCATTCCCGATTACCTCGCAGATTTAGAGACCGAGCAGGCGGCGCGCGCACATGCCAACTCTTCGCTGGGCAGAGCAAACAGGGACAACCTGGACATACAGATAGGGGTGTTATTCGCATCCAAGGCCATTGTGCAACTCATGGTCAACCCCTTATCGGGAACTTTCATTGACCGCGTTGGATACGACATCCCGCTGCTGATCGGACTTCTGGTCATGTTTGTTTCGACCTGTATATTCGCGTTTGCTGACAACTACGGGACCCTGTTCGCGGCGCGCAGCCTGCAGGGTCTGGGCTCAGCGTTTGCCGACACGTCTGGGATCGCGATGATTGCGGATAAATACACGGAAGAAGCGGAAAGGAGCCGCGCGCTTGGGATCGCGCTCGCGTTCATCTCGTTCGGGAGCCTCGTGGCGCCTCCGTTCGGCGGTATCCTGTATGAATTCGCAGGTAAACGGGTCCCGTTCATAGTTCTGGCCTCTGTGTGCTTGGCAGACGGCATTTTGCTCTTGACTGTGATCAAACCTTTTTCTAACAGGACGCGCGAGAACATGCCGGTCGGGACGCCCATTTACCGGCTCATGATGGACCCGTACATCGCCGTGGTGGCGGGCGCTCTGACCGTCTGTAACATCCCGCTGGCGTTCCTCGAGCCCACTATTTCTAACTGGATGGAAAACACGATGAACGCCACGAAGTGGGAGATGGGTCTCACCTGGCTGCCTGCCTTCTTCCCGCACGTGCTGGGGGTTTACGTCACTGTTCGTTTAGCCGCCAAGTACCCGGAGCTGCAGTGGTTCTACGGCGCGCTCGGGATGGTCATAATAGGGGCCAGCTCCTGCACTGTGCCTGCCTGCAAAACCTTCGGCCAGCTGATGCTTCCCCTGTGCGGAGTCTGCTTCGGTATCGCTCTGGTGGACACGGCGCTGCTGCCCACTCTCGCCTTCCTGGTGGACGTGCGTCATGTGTCCGTCTATGGAAGCGTCTATGCCATCGCAGACATCTCGTACTCTCTCGCCTACGCCATGGGACCCATAGTAGCAGGTCAGATCGTACACAACCTGGGTTTCGTTCAGCTGAACCTTGGCATGGGTCTGGTGAATGTGCTTTACGCGCCGGCCTTGCTGCTGCTCCGGCACGTGTGCCAGATGAAGTCGTCCAACTCGGAGAGAAACGTGCTGCTGGAGGAAGGACCGACGGGACTTTATGACACCATCCGAATGGAGGAGCGCAAACTCAAGCGAAAGGGCTTGTGCACAACGACGACTAAGCCGTGTCCCGTGGACGAGGACGGGCTCTTCGAGCGGTCCAAATCTTACTCGGAGGAGGAATCGTCGGGACCCGAGCTCACTTAA
- the LOC128025609 gene encoding RPE-retinal G protein-coupled receptor produces MASYTLPEGFSDFDMFAFGSALLVGGLLGFFLNFISIMAFLRIREMQTPNNFFIFNLAVADLSLNINGLVAAYASYLRYWPFGSEGCQIHAFQGMVSILAAISFLAAIAWDRYHQYCTKQKMFWSTSVTISTIIWILAVFWAALPLPAIGWGVFDFEPMKTCCTLDYTQGDRSYITYMLSITVLYLAFPVMVLQSSYSSIYAYFKKTHHFKFNTGLPLKALLFCWGPYVLMCTYACFENVNLISPKLRMVLPVLAKTSPIFHAVLYAFGNEFYRTGVWQFLTGEKSENKKK; encoded by the exons ATGGCTTCGTACACGTTACCGGAGGGATTCAGTGACTTTGACATGTTCGCCTTCGGCTCCGCGCTGCTGGTGGGCG GTCTTCTTGGTTTCTTTCTTAACTTCATCTCGATCATGGCGTTCCTCAGAATCCGGGAGATGCAGACACCCAATAACTTCTTCATCTTTAACCTGGCTGTGGCCGACCTGAGCCTCAATATTAACGGTTTAGTGGCTGCTTACGCCAGTTACCTGAG ATACTGGCCGTTTGGGTCGGAGGGCTGCCAGATTCATGCTTTTCAGGGAATGGTGTCGATTCTCGCTGCCATCAGTTTTCTGGCTGCCATTGCTTGGGACAGATATCATCAGTACTGTACTA AGCAGAAGATGTTCTGGAGCACATCTGTGACCATCAGCACCATCATCTGGATCCTGGCCGTGTTCTGGGCGGCTCTACCGCTGCCGGCCATTGGATGGGGCGTCTTTGACTTTGAGCCGATGAAAACATGCTGTACGCTCGACTACACACAAGGAGACCG GAGTTACATCACCTACATGCTGTCCATCACTGTACTGTATTTAGCATTCCCTGTTATGGTTTTGCAGTCCTCCTACAGTTCCATCTATGCATATTTCAAAAAGACGCACCACTTTAAG TTTAACACTGGTTTACCTCTGAAAGCACTGCTGTTCTGCTGGGGTCCGTATGTTCTGATGTGCACATACGCCTGCTTCGAGAACGTTAACCTCATTTCACCAAAGCTCAGAATG GTCCTCCCAGTGCTGGCCAAGACGTCTCCGATCTTCCACGCCGTCCTGTACGCGTTCGGGAACGAGTTCTACCGTACAGGAGTCTGGCAGTTCCTCACCGGAGAGAAatctgaaaacaaaaagaaatag